A stretch of DNA from Sugiyamaella lignohabitans strain CBS 10342 chromosome B, complete sequence:
CCTCGCCTCCCTTTCTTTTCTCCTTAGTTTTCTTATGGGCCTGGCTGCGGGCATTGATATCACCGGTGACGTATTGGAACGATCGCGGAACTGGGATCCCTGATTTCaggaaaaatattttcaaattgCGGGCTTTATCCTTCAACTGAACCTGATTTCTATCCTTGAGGACTTCGGAAATCGAGCCTCCGGGACCGTAAAGTTCTAAGATTTGACTCCAATATGGACCGTCAACAGCGTCAAGGCCCTGAATAAGagcctcttcctcttcatttGTCCAGGGTCTCCTAGCATAAACAATACTACCAGTTTTTCCAGGCACTGTAGATGGTGAGCTATTTTCAGGTTTCTCATTAAATGATGTGGTGGAATTTGATGCCATAAGCTTTCGTGCTGCTTTGTAAGCCATTAACGAGTCAGAATAGTTACTCTCATCACTTTCAGTTCCTTGATTGCTGGTTGAGTTTAACATATTGTCCGGCCTAGCAGGAAATGCTGTTGAAGGCTGTGTACCATGACTATTCCAAACTTGTACAATTGGTTTCTTAGATGTAGTAATAGACTCCGATCCACTGTTTACCGTAGCGCCCGCTGAAATCCCCTGTGTTACTATTGGCAGTGTAGCTCCGCTGTTGCCATTGTACACCTGTGCCACTTGATTATGGGCTTTCCCTGTATACTCCGTCAATTCCTTCAGAAAAGAAAGCCATTGATATGTCTGAGCCAGAGTTTCCGAAGACTCTTCTGATTCCAGTCTCGAGCGTCGTCGTTTACATTTCGTTATGAATTCCTCTTCACTTGGAGATAATGATTTTCTGTCTGGTCGAAAGCTATAAAGCACCTGCTCGAGATTTTCAGGAAATAAATCATTCAAGACGTCGgttttggatttttcattttggcCCAGTGCTGAAATATACGCCTGGGTCTTGAGATCAAGAAATAAGCTTGCAAGGGGCTTCAGCAATTTTCCGTTTTCAGGCACAAACGTTTCAAGAAAATACTCATTCAAATGATAAAATCCAACCTCGATAGAACCAAAAACTGCAGCTAGAAAAGTTACAAGGTTGGCACGCTGAACAATTTGTTTGGTGCTTCGTGAAGTGTTGTCAAGACCCTCaatagaagaagacaaaaaCTGCTCATCACTAAAAACCAATTTGGTTCgctgaaaaatatcaagtAACATTGAGTAAGCTATACCCCGATTGCTCTTGGGTTGAGTGACAATATTTAGAGTATCTTGGTATGAATTCTTGCCCAATAATAAGTCCAATATTTGCGTTGCGAGACTCCCAATTACTGTCAAAGCTCCTACACGAATAAGAATTTTGGCTTCCTTGTCCTCCTCACCCAGATCCCGACTATCCACAACTAGTATGTCATCTGAATCACCATTTGGCTTGGCGCCTTTTGATATGCCAGTTATTACCGGTTCTTCCTCCGTTTCTCCAACGAGAGCTTTATCAACAGCCAAGTTCTCTATTGTCATATCCGATTTCTTTGCAGTTGCTGACGCTGTTGTTGTCTGTGTAGCTTCCTGGGCTTTACTGATCAATGGGTCCACATTGCTGCTTTCCAATGTAACGTGAGTTGCAAATGTCTCCGATGAGCCTCCGGGTATATGCTTCGGTTCGCTTAAGCTTGTAGTACTGTGTTCTCCTTCAATTGGTTGGAAAGCTGAATGTGTCACAGCCGGAGTCTCGGCGTCGTTACCCACACTTTCTTGCACACTTTGTAAATGCTGTGTGAGGAATCGAAGTTGATCAGCTTCATTCATTTCCAGAAGCTTTGAAAAATCTTCTTGTGGGCCAACTGGATTTAATGGGGGTTGTGTATCTTCAGCTGGCTTTTCCCCGGCTAACTTCTGATTCAGTTCAGAAAAGGCATTCTTCAGTTCTTCGTCTCTGGCTTGGTCACTTGCCTTGTCAGCCTCTTCATAATCCTTATTGTGCTTTTTCGTGTCGGGCTGATCCAATGTGTTGTCAACGTCATCCAACGGCCGCTTTTCTGGGTGCCTGAAGTCGCTTTCATTATTATCCAGTCCCAGAATTTGCGGGTTACTCTGAGCTAGTTGATGGTTATTCTCGGATGAATCAACATGGTCATTTGCGACGATAGCTACTGAGGCAGCCTCTACCTGTTCTTGAAGGGCACTggcatttttttctatCAGTTCGATTAATTCTTGTTCGGACAGAGGGTGTGAATTGGGGTCATGCTGATCGACCCCATCACTGTGGTTGTCAAAATTCATGGCAACTTATTGCCTGAAACTACAGAGTTAGATCGTCGCGTTAATTATAGAGAATGATGGAATGATAGAAAAATTGCGGAACTCAAAAATGCACTcctatcttatcttatctacCGTGGGTCATCTTGATTAGGGCTTGCGTTGTTAGGGCTATTTGAGATTTCAAAAATTATTTGTTATCGTGATGTTAGGGTTTTGCTGTTGACCCCAAACAGACGTAGTAGCACAAAATGCTGTCATATAGCTGGTTGCAGTAAGGACCAATTTCTCGAGGTTGTTAAAAAATAGTTATAACTTGTAAGGAACATAGTTACTATTAAAAAGTGTAATAAATTGTAGAGTTTCTAATTGTATAGAAATAGCATGGCTTAACATCGAAATTCTCAAAATAGACGGGTGGGTGCAGTAGGCAGACTATATACTATCTATCAACTTCGTTCTTTCTGTGTAACCTAAAAGCGATTCTATATCTCTATTATGGAATAGGCGCTGCTTGCCATGTTCACCCACGAAATTTCGGATACTAGTATAAAACCTATTGATCAGAGGGAATGCAAATCCTGTGTCAGAAACAGGGGTTTTTATTCGGTCTTCAATTCATGGCGGTATAGAGCTCTCTCGTTGGGAGGGAGGTCTCCTTACATATTGATGCGGTTTGTTGAGTGTTTTGGGTTATATGTCGGCAAAAGCAATTATGAGTCAACTCAGGATGACTAGTAGTCATCCTTCCCAAAATGGAAGTGGGTGAGTCTTTCTGAGGCAAACTGCTAACAACCAATTAGACAAAAGACATTCTTATCAAACTACCGGTAATATATAACCTAGGCAAATTGAAACCACAGACCATATCACTGTCATCACTCAATATTACcaataatattttgataCCTAAAATTATGATTGGTAGACTATCTAAAGGAGTTTTGAGCAGTTCTCACCATGCAATTGCTTTGTTCCACACAGGAATCCCGGCTTTTCATAGCGTCAGTACAACAGTAACTGCTGGTTCTTCCGCTCTTAACGAAACTATTGTCCCCCCTGCGACTACATCCTCAGATCTCAGTACCCTGCTTCAAAATGTAAGAGATAACACGAAGGTGAGGACGAACTGGACGAGAGAAGAAATCTCGGCTCTATATAACTCACCCCTTATGGATTTAGTGTACGCAGGTGCTACGGTTCACAGGAAATTCCACGATCCATCGGAAGTTCAATTGTGCACTCTCATGAACATTAAGTCTGGCGGATGTACCGAAGATTGTAAATACTGTGCACAAAGTAGTAGATATGACACAGGTGTCAAAGCAGAAAAGGTTGTCACCGTAGAACAGGTCATTTCAGAAGCTCGTTTAGCCAAAGAGAATGGCTCTACAAGATTCTGTATGGGTGCAGCTTGGCGTGATATGAAGGGCCGGAAAAGCGGTCTCAAGAGAATTGCCAATATGGTCAGCGAAGTTAATAAGCTTGGCTTAGAGAGCTGTGTTACTTTAGGAATGGTCAATGAAGAACAGATGAAAGAATTAAAGGATGCAGGGCTTACAGCATATAACCACAATGTCGATACCTCAAGGGAGTATTATCCAAGTGTGATATCAACACGTTCATATGATGAAAGACTTCAGACCATCGATAATGTTCGTAAATCCGGCGTTAGTGTCTGTTCTGGTGGAATTTTGGGTCTAGGTGAGTCCACTGAAGATCATATTGGATTCCTGCACACCTTGTCAACTATGCCAGAGCATCCTGAATCGGTCCCTGTAAACAAACTTGTGCCTATCAAAGGAACTCCATTGGGCGATAGACAGGCCCAGGAAATCCAACTTCCTTTTGACGCTGTCCTTCGAACAGTTGCTACAGCAAGATTGATTATGCCCAAGTCCATTATCAGACTAGCGGCTGGTAGGTATACCATGAAGGAGCAAGATCAAATGATGTGTTTCATGGCTGGTGCAAATGCCATATTTACAGGCAAGAAAATGCTCACTACCATGTGTAACGACTGGAATGATGACAAAACTATGCTATCTAAATGGGGAATGAAACCAATGAAGAGCTTTGAAAGGAAGATTAAAAATGCAGAAAAGCTGTCTCTATAGTGTTCGTTAAGAttacaaaatatatataaataatttccATGATAATTAAAACTAAACAGAGATACGTTCCACTGGGTATAGTATAATTATGATGTATATGCCTTAGTTTCTAGCAACTTAGCACCAAAAGGAGACGATAAGCCAAACTTGAAAGCAAAAGACACTACCAATTGCCATATACTGCCTTGTCGCCTATCGTTCTTCGAACGCTTCATAATTAAGCTAATTATCTTGAGAGCCAATTTGATTTCCGGCATACATTTTTCCAAAAGCTGTGGCTGTCTTCGTAGTGACGAATAGAGTacttcaagagcagctaCCAAAAAGTGGTTGTACTGAATTTCACAAGAGTTATAAAAATCAGTATTAAAATAAAGTCGCCCTAGCTCTCGTATACACTCGCATGCAGTAGTAATGGCCGGAACAACATACAGATCATCATTACACGATTGGTAGATGTTCAAAAGTATCAAGTTCGACTTCAGGTAGATTATCCACttcaattttcttgatcCGTGAGGCGAAGGCTGAGATGGCAGCTCTTTCAAACTCAACTCAGGCGGTAACGATGATTTCCACCTTTCCATCAAATAGATGAGATACTGAACGTTATCACGTTTAGCATGGGCATCAGATGATTTAACTCCTAACATCTCAGTGGCAAGTGATGGATCATCTGTCTGTTTCTGTATCGCTTCGAGAACTTTGCCTGACAGCTTGCTGTAATGAATCATATAATTAAGATGCATTGCTCGGAACAGGTCATCTTCAGAAGCTCCTGAGTCCAAGTTCACAGACCCAAAGCTCTGCGGCATCTTTTGGTCAATATCCTCATCGTGAAGGATGAATGGACGCTTGGTATAAATCGAAAGTCGACGGTCCATGACATATAAGCACCAAAATATAAGTCTAGAGTGTTCTCGCCGTTCAGCATCCGGAACCATTCTTTCCAAATCCTTGGACCTATAAAGTCCCAGCTCTAAAGCCTGGATACTCGCAAATCCTACGGTTCGATAGGCCAGTGTGCCCATATCGCTATGAAACTGAAATTGATgtatcagaagaagatgtaCTACAGCCTCTATCGTACCTTTTCCTGAAATCAATTGCCTTTCAACTTTAGAGAGAACGTCTTCGTACAACTTTTTGCCAGCGGATTGGTCGACGCCTGTCATAGTTGTGCCAATAGCgataattattttaatattcAGCCAGTCgttctctctctcttctaAAAAAGTCCGGTGTGTAGCGTAGTACTTATAAATGTCATCAAATTTCTTCTCAAGCTCACCTACAGCAAATATTGGATACAAGCAATTAACTTCAGAGTCATAAGCCTCGATGCTCTTATGTGCGTTCAGATAACTAATTCCGTACAAATGGGTGGATTCCAACTCAGCTGAGAACCCGGATATTGGAAAGTCGTCTTTGAGGTCCATTAGCAAAGCATGAGATGCTAGTGATAATGGTGCGTAGCCGAGCTCATCAGGGAGAAAGAGTCTCTCCCCAGACCTGCCAGGGAACAGTGCTCCTAAGCCTTCATCGCTAGATGAGTCATAACTCGCATTCCTCTGTGCACTATAGCTGTCCGtataattattttgaatattagtactttgctgctgttgctgttgttgctgttgctgtgaCTGTGACTGCAGTGAGCTGTTTCGTGGTCGTTGAATGTTAGCgaaatcaccagcatcataAGGGAGACGAGTTGGCTCAAACAAGTTGTTTACCTCTTGAAGAGACGTCACTGGTAATAGCAGGGGTTTATTGTTGGGTCCTAGCCAGCTATCGACAAAATTGGCCTCAAATGAGCCATTCCCGTACATGTTCATATTGTCTTCGTCGCTAAGAGGTGTTCCCCTGTCAGAGGTTAAACTGGTTCGTCTAAGTTCATCAGTTGCCTGGAACCCACTAGGACTAGGCATGATGTCTGAACCCAGCTTACTATTGGAGCCGCTAGGTGATGCTCTGTTATATTCATTTGCAGATGATTGGCTTCGGTCCACCGCATGCTGTACAAACGAACTAATATGGTCAACAGGAAGCTTCCTTAGTCCAGACTCCGTGTCCAACTTGACACTCTTCTGTGGGTGCTCCTTGATTGGATAAATACATTGAAGCTTTTGATTTGTACACCTCTGACATGGAGTGTTTCCATTACACTTAGAATTAGGTTAGTCAAGCCTTTCTGCCAGGGCTACATGTGCCTCGACGCTCTGGTGAACATAGCCGCCAGTACCAAactcatcatcaacttAACATACTCTAATCTTTCTTCGCTTACATTCCAAACTAGAAACATGTTAGTTAGCCATAAACGCAATATTATCTGGtgaacaatttcaaagacaaacaaaaaagtaCAGAATCTTTCAAAGACACTTACCAAGCGCAGATAACATATTTactcctcttcctcctcttctccTTAACAGCCGCTGTCGGGGGAGAAACTGGATTCCTTAGATCCACTTTTGTGTTCCCAGACACCGACATTATTGCTAGACATTAGACTTGAGATAATTgttgaaataataaataataaagaaataaaaagaatttTGAACCGAACTGGGAGTTAGCTTCCAAGTTATATAGAGATCCCGGTTAAGATGCTACAATGCGTCTTGCATCTTAGGGCACGGTCTTATGTTTTAAGGTTTAGTGGAGAAGCGCCGCACTTACTCATGTTCGTTAAAAACAGTCAGCAACGTCCAAGCCCAGGCGGCCAGGGCGGAGCTCTGGATATAGCACAAGAATTAAACTCTGCCCTTCTGGGAAGGTAATCAAAAAACAGCGAGCAACATTGTTCATGAACGGAAATGACAATTAGGAAAACCAAGCTTTTCGCTTAAAGAGAATTGCGTTTGAAAAGTTGGGTAAGTTGTTGAATAATACTGTACGGCGTAAGAAACCAGCTTCAGACCGGAAGACGTTGCCGTAGTCGTTTTTGATCTAAATTACCACCAAAAGGGTCCACTTTCCTCTATTCGTCGCTTCCAATGGgataattttttattcttgaGTCATTTGCTCACTGGTGTATTCAACTGTGTTTTTTACATAGGCGAAATAATCATGATTGGGCCCTGCATTTCCAAAACTTTAATTCCAACTTTCGCCGTTATCAGACGTGATGATCTGCAACACATAAATTTATATGTATTAACGGCAAACTCAGACAGCATAGCCGAACCACTACGGGTTTACTTTTAGAGCTAGCTCTAACTTGGTCCAATCCTTGTTTAGGCATGTATGCCCTAGCCGACTGGCAGCATATACGACATGTTGAGTTTATGCTGGTACTCCTACAGATGATTATAGTTAGGGGTTTATCAATGCCGTTAAGGGCGTGACCTCCGTTTTCGGAGCGAAAGTTCTCCGCATTCTGGCAGAAAACGGCCCGGATTGTTCAAACTCCGCCCGACAATCACGTGCACTTGGATCGTTAGTGAATACCCCTGAGACATACAGTGTAACTGGGAGCGCATATGTACCCCTGTGACCGGCAAACGCCTAAATTTACACAAACCTAAATTTTCTAGTCTAACGGCAAAGGCCAGCTCCTACTCCTGATAGAACTGCTGGATAAACTAGATTATTGTAACTATAGAAGCGGCAATGGACAAATGATCAAGCGGCCGTGTTCatccgctgctgccgcttGGAGCAGCCACAGCTCCAGGTACGGTGTCCGAAATAACCTTAATATCTGAACTGTCACTATTCCAGCTAGATTGAGCAATAGATATTTGGTTGTTGTCGAGATCATATACCACATAAGCGCTTCTAAGGAAGCTGTCGCCCAAGAGATTATATCCGGATGATTGGGTATTGGGAAAGATACTCAGCACATAAGGTTTGGATCCCCCGGTCAGATTGAAGTCAGATGCAGGTATCGCGAGCTCCGATCCCTGAACAGTAATTGCTGCACCCGAAAAGTTGTAAGTAATACTCTTTGAAGGAATCTTATCTAAAAAGTAGGCTTCCTCGCTGTAATCATAAGTGGCGCCAAGATGGTTTGCAATTGACGAAACAGTATCTCTGGGCAAATATGTTAATGACGTACCAGAATCAAGAATTCCCCCAATGGCTGATGATTCCAAAGTTGCTCCATTGCTTGAGATACTGCTCAGGGTGACTTTAAACGAGGCATTATCGGTGATAGGGACGGTGTATAATTGGCCAATGTACTTTTCAGAATCAACTGCTCCAAATAGAAGTCCGCCTTCTGATACATCTAAGTCATCGAGATACAAAGAAAACACATTTCTGGCAATGTAGCCCTGGTCTACAAGACTCTGTGGAACATTCTTGTATCTAGTACTGGCCGATTCACCAGTCATTAAACCAATACCGAAAACAGCTGGGGACTCAGAACCTGTCGAGACAGTACCGAACTGCTGGTTGGTGATTGAAGCTCCATCAATTTTCAAAGTGTCTTGTGCCCAGTCTCCACTAGCTCTACCCGACACATATTGAATCTCGAAGTCATGGTTTAACAGCTTGTAAGTTGATGAATCCGCGGAGCTATATGAACTGTTTTGTCCAGACGACTTGGTGTAAACCCAGAGATCACTTGAGCCAGTATCAATCATGGCCTCCACAGTTTGAGCAGGTGTCCCAAGATCAAAAGTAGCTACatactgaaatatctgGTTTGCTAGTGGCGTGTCATAGTAGCCTGCCCTTTTCGAGAGCCTGTCTTCTTTAGGGACACTCTTGAGCTTTGTTTTCACGTAAAGGTAATCTTTAGTGCTAGGCGCTGCCACACTCGTAGCAAtcaagagagagagaataGCGGATGAGCaaaatttcatttttacCTGGTGGCTAGAAAAGTTTTCTATGAGAATAAAGACCATTTTATAGACTTGTCTATTCATGTTTAGGAAGGACGTTCTGAATATTTGAAACACAGGGGTTGTTGGTTGGTATGTATCAGTGACTACAAAGTGgattaatattataaatTTGTAAAAATGGAAAATAACTACAAGTTTCAAGTTTTCAATAAGCATTACCAGAAACGTAGCTCTTAACTTCAGATCTTCGTTGTTAGGTCAAATGTGAACATATAATTTATTGATTGTTACAGAGTGGACCTAAAGGTTGAATACCAGTCGGTGAGTGGCCCTCCCTATACGAGCCATGTGTAGTATATTGCGATAAATATCGAGGAACCGAGATTATACCTAACTGGTAGGCAAAGATTTTTGAGAATCTATAAGAGTTCAAAATTTCTTCTACTAGTTGTCAGCACCACTTGCTCCGCGTAAAATGGCACGAGCCTGGACAGCACCGAATCTACGTATCTAGGCAATGCTGTTTCATGTTGATCACGCACCATCTCATTAAGCTTTAGACAAAGCTGTCACGGCGTAACGTGCTGCTCCTGAAGATCGTATTTTCTTATAATCTGGGTCTGCTTATCTTGAAATTAGAGTTCTGACTAGCCGATCTGAAATGCAAGGAGATCTTCAAGAGGTAGTTTTTAAATTCAACATGTATAAGAATAAGATTGCAACGGGCACGCCGGAGAACCTTGATTGTAGTAAAATAAGTACTGAAAGTTTTCTCAGATCTGCCAAGGCGACCTTGCTTGGCCGTTAGTAGATTTTCAGAATCCTGCTTGTTCGTATACCTGTTACATTCCGAAACCGTCTCGGATATTCTTGTCGTCAATTCGAGCCTTCATTCCAAATTCTAATGCATTCCTACTGTTAAGCTAACTTTTCGCGAGTGCTAATTAATACTCGGAGGAAACCTTCTATGGTGATAACCTTCCTAAGAAAGATATAGAATAAATTTGATTGTTGTTATAGAAATGGATGTTATAGAAGTTAAGTTTCAATTTATAGACTTCGAGTTCTGGAACTCCCATGTCGCTTAAGCGTTGGGGGCAGGAACAGCGCCAGGAACAGTTCCAGAAATAATTTGAATATTGGAGTTAGCATTATTCCAACTGGCTTGAGCGATTGAGACTTCCTTGTTTTCCAAATCGTAAACAACGTAGGCGCTTCTCAAGAAACTGTCACCAAGCAGATTGTAACCCGAGGATTGAGTGTTGGGAAGAATGGGCAAGAAGTAAGGCTTAGTATTAGTCAGATGGATAGAAGAGGCAGGAACAGCAAGCTCAGAAGGAGGGATGGTGATAGTGGCTCCGGAAAAGTTGTAGACGATGGACTTGGAGGGAGGACTGTCGAAAAAGTAGGCTTTCTGCCTAGAGTCATAAGTAGCACCAAGGTAGCTAGCAATGGCCGAAACATCTGCCGAGGGAAGGAAAGTG
This window harbors:
- the YPS3 gene encoding Yps3p (Aspartic protease; member of the yapsin family of proteases involved in cell wall growth and maintenance; attached to the plasma membrane via a glycosylphosphatidylinositol (GPI) anchor; GO_component: GO:0031225 - anchored component of membrane [Evidence IEA]; GO_component: GO:0046658 - anchored component of plasma membrane [Evidence IDA,IPI] [PMID 11016834]; GO_component: GO:0016020 - membrane [Evidence IEA]; GO_component: GO:0005886 - plasma membrane [Evidence IEA,IEA]; GO_function: GO:0004190 - aspartic-type endopeptidase activity [Evidence IEA,IEA]; GO_function: GO:0004190 - aspartic-type endopeptidase activity [Evidence IDA,ISS] [PMID 10191273]; GO_function: GO:0016787 - hydrolase activity [Evidence IEA]; GO_function: GO:0008233 - peptidase activity [Evidence IEA]; GO_process: GO:0031505 - fungal-type cell wall organization [Evidence IGI] [PMID 16087741]; GO_process: GO:0006508 - proteolysis [Evidence IEA,IEA]) — translated: MKFCSSAILSLLIATSVAAPSTKDYLYVKTKLKSVPKEDRLSKRAGYYDTPLANQIFQYVATFDLGTPAQTVEAMIDTGSSDLWVYTKSSGQNSSYSSADSSTYKLLNHDFEIQYVSGRASGDWAQDTLKIDGASITNQQFGTVSTGSESPAVFGIGLMTGESASTRYKNVPQSLVDQGYIARNVFSLYLDDLDVSEGGLLFGAVDSEKYIGQLYTVPITDNASFKVTLSSISSNGATLESSAIGGILDSGTSLTYLPRDTVSSIANHLGATYDYSEEAYFLDKIPSKSITYNFSGAAITVQGSELAIPASDFNLTGGSKPYVLSIFPNTQSSGYNLLGDSFLRSAYVVYDLDNNQISIAQSSWNSDSSDIKVISDTVPGAVAAPSGSSG